The following proteins come from a genomic window of Streptomyces sp. NBC_01716:
- a CDS encoding flavin-containing monooxygenase, translating to MAKHEHVRVAVIGSGFGGLGAAVRLRRDGITDFVVLERAGSIGGTWRDNDYPGCACDVPSHLYSFSFAPNPDWPRTFSGQSHIRAYLERVTDTFGLRPHIRLDHEVLLMRWISGAAHWEIETSRGTLTADVVVSATGGLSDPRVPDVPGLDSFPGEVFHSARWDHGFDPRGKRVAVVGTGASAIQIVPALQSDVARLTLFQRTPPWVMARADRPISAAERWLYRTVPAAGAVRRGLLWGIRELQVQAFTKRPGELRLVERVARANMARAIKDPVLRAKLTPSYRIGCKRILLSSTYYPALARPNVDVVASALGEVRGSTLVGAEGSEAEADAIVFATGFRVTDMPIMERVVGADGITLAESWKDGMASLRGSTAAGFPNFMTIIGPNTGLGTSSMILMIESQLSYLGDYLRTLGSLGAGAALTPTPAAVEAWNRRVQERMRRTVWNTGGCTSWYLDAGGRNTTIWPGTTTEFRRATRAVDLGEYDIVRARDAKTQAAEEVLR from the coding sequence ATGGCCAAGCACGAGCATGTACGGGTGGCGGTGATCGGATCCGGATTCGGGGGTCTGGGGGCCGCCGTCCGGCTGCGGCGCGACGGGATCACCGACTTCGTCGTCCTGGAACGCGCGGGGTCCATCGGCGGGACATGGCGCGACAACGACTATCCGGGCTGCGCCTGCGACGTGCCCTCGCACCTGTACTCCTTCTCCTTCGCGCCCAACCCCGACTGGCCGCGCACCTTCTCGGGGCAGTCGCACATCCGCGCGTACCTGGAGCGCGTCACCGACACCTTCGGGCTCCGGCCGCACATCCGGCTGGACCACGAGGTGCTGCTGATGCGCTGGATCAGCGGTGCGGCGCACTGGGAGATCGAGACCTCGCGCGGGACCCTCACGGCGGACGTCGTGGTCTCCGCGACCGGGGGGCTGTCGGACCCCAGGGTGCCGGACGTGCCGGGGCTCGACTCGTTCCCCGGCGAGGTCTTCCACTCCGCCCGCTGGGACCACGGGTTCGACCCGCGGGGCAAGCGCGTCGCCGTGGTCGGCACCGGTGCGTCGGCGATCCAGATCGTGCCGGCCCTCCAGTCCGACGTGGCGCGGCTGACGCTCTTCCAGCGCACCCCGCCGTGGGTGATGGCGCGGGCGGACCGGCCGATCTCCGCCGCCGAGCGGTGGCTGTACCGCACGGTGCCGGCCGCCGGCGCCGTGCGGCGCGGACTGCTCTGGGGGATCAGGGAGTTGCAGGTCCAGGCGTTCACCAAACGGCCCGGCGAGCTGCGGCTGGTCGAGCGCGTGGCCAGGGCGAACATGGCGCGGGCGATCAAGGACCCAGTACTGCGGGCCAAGTTGACGCCCTCGTACCGGATCGGCTGCAAGCGGATCCTGCTGTCCAGTACGTACTATCCGGCGCTCGCGCGGCCCAATGTGGACGTCGTCGCGTCCGCGCTCGGCGAGGTGCGCGGGTCGACCCTGGTGGGCGCGGAGGGGAGCGAGGCCGAGGCCGACGCGATCGTCTTCGCCACCGGCTTCCGGGTGACCGACATGCCCATCATGGAGCGGGTGGTGGGGGCCGACGGGATCACGCTCGCCGAGTCGTGGAAGGACGGCATGGCGTCCCTGCGCGGCTCGACGGCCGCCGGCTTCCCCAACTTCATGACGATCATCGGCCCCAACACCGGGCTGGGCACCTCCTCGATGATCCTGATGATCGAGTCCCAGCTCAGCTATCTGGGCGACTATCTGCGCACGCTCGGCTCGCTCGGGGCGGGCGCCGCTCTCACCCCCACACCGGCGGCCGTCGAGGCGTGGAACCGCCGCGTACAGGAGAGGATGAGGCGCACCGTGTGGAACACCGGGGGCTGCACCAGCTGGTACCTGGACGCGGGCGGGCGCAACACCACGATCTGGCCCGGGACGACGACCGAGTTCCGGCGGGCGACACGGGCCGTGGACCTCGGGGAGTACGACATCGTGCGGGCACGGGACGCGAAGACGCAGGCGGCCGAGGAGGTACTTCGATGA
- a CDS encoding rodlin, with protein sequence MIKKILATAAVTASVVGASAAAAPSALAVGNDTGTTSLSGNGAKQAYGNSATHGKMSPQLSLVQGSLNKLCVGLPAKANAGSLVGILVPVAVQDINVLSSPQNQQCVENSTQAKGDEPLSHLLNDIPVLSANGAGNG encoded by the coding sequence GTGATCAAGAAGATTCTGGCAACCGCGGCGGTCACCGCCTCCGTTGTCGGCGCCTCCGCCGCCGCCGCGCCGTCGGCCCTCGCCGTCGGCAACGACACCGGCACCACGTCGCTCAGCGGCAACGGTGCCAAGCAGGCGTACGGCAACTCCGCGACCCACGGGAAGATGAGCCCGCAGCTCAGCCTCGTCCAGGGCTCGCTCAACAAGCTCTGTGTCGGCCTGCCGGCCAAGGCCAACGCCGGCTCGCTTGTCGGAATTCTCGTGCCGGTCGCGGTCCAGGACATCAACGTCCTGTCCTCCCCGCAGAACCAGCAGTGCGTCGAGAACTCGACGCAGGCGAAGGGCGACGAGCCGCTGTCGCACCTCCTCAACGACATCCCGGTCCTCTCGGCCAACGGTGCGGGCAACGGCTGA
- a CDS encoding chaplin, with product MNAKKAATLVAGVLLAVGAAGPAVADSGAQGAALNSPGFLSGNLVQIPVHVPINACGNSLNAFALLNPTAGNTCVNA from the coding sequence ATGAATGCCAAGAAAGCGGCCACTCTTGTGGCGGGTGTTCTCCTGGCCGTCGGTGCCGCGGGGCCGGCCGTCGCCGACTCGGGCGCGCAGGGTGCCGCGCTGAACTCCCCGGGCTTCCTGTCCGGCAACCTCGTCCAGATCCCCGTGCACGTGCCCATCAACGCGTGCGGCAACAGCCTCAACGCGTTCGCGCTGCTGAACCCGACGGCCGGCAACACCTGCGTCAACGCCTGA
- a CDS encoding GNAT family N-acetyltransferase: MQIRQVPYDHPDAAKLDAEVQLEYAARYESEGDATVLHPRMFDPPHGIYFLVYDADDRPIATGGWRSQETNDEGYSDGDAEIKRMYVTVEARGLGLARRILARLEESARAAGRTRMVLETGTKQPEAIALYRSSGYTDCSKFGHYRDDPLSICLAKPLG, encoded by the coding sequence ATCCAAATACGTCAGGTCCCCTACGACCACCCCGACGCCGCGAAGCTCGACGCCGAGGTCCAGCTCGAATACGCGGCGCGCTACGAGAGCGAGGGGGACGCCACCGTCCTCCACCCCCGGATGTTCGACCCGCCCCACGGCATCTACTTCCTGGTCTACGACGCCGACGACCGCCCGATCGCCACGGGCGGCTGGCGCTCGCAGGAAACCAACGACGAGGGCTACTCGGACGGCGACGCCGAGATCAAGCGCATGTACGTGACGGTGGAGGCGCGCGGCCTCGGGCTGGCCCGCCGTATCCTCGCCCGGCTGGAGGAGAGCGCCCGCGCCGCGGGCCGTACCCGCATGGTCCTGGAGACGGGCACCAAGCAGCCGGAGGCCATCGCGCTCTACCGCTCCAGCGGCTACACGGACTGCTCGAAGTTCGGCCACTACCGCGACGACCCGCTGAGCATCTGCCTGGCCAAGCCGCTCGGCTGA
- a CDS encoding rodlin, with protein sequence MNKLWATAAVAATMVGGLAATASPALAIGNDTGTTSLSGNGAKQAYGNSETHGDLSPQLSLVQGSLNKPCIGLPVKGNIGSLGGLVPVGVHDINVLSSPQNQQCTENSTQAKGDEPLSHILEDIPILSANGVGNH encoded by the coding sequence ATGAACAAGCTGTGGGCCACCGCTGCTGTGGCGGCCACGATGGTCGGCGGTCTCGCCGCCACCGCGTCGCCAGCGCTGGCGATTGGCAACGACACGGGTACGACGTCTCTCAGTGGCAACGGTGCCAAGCAGGCCTACGGCAACTCGGAGACCCACGGGGACCTGAGCCCGCAGCTCAGCCTCGTCCAGGGCTCGCTCAACAAGCCCTGCATCGGCCTGCCCGTCAAGGGGAACATCGGCTCGCTCGGGGGCCTCGTGCCGGTCGGCGTCCACGACATCAACGTCCTGTCCTCCCCGCAGAACCAGCAGTGCACGGAGAATTCGACGCAGGCCAAGGGCGACGAGCCGCTGTCGCACATCCTGGAGGACATCCCGATCCTCTCGGCGAACGGCGTGGGCAACCACTGA
- a CDS encoding chaplin, which yields MRELIGKGLLTAAAASSVLSLSGGYAQATNGEAAATGSPGLLSGNSVQAPVEIPVNLCGNTVNPVGAGNPSFGNSCANSSGDHAPSKPRPDHHAQQQASHAKPAPHKVPAQGTHNTDASSTHAARPGENGGSSAPVRPGHRPDQGAHTGPAGHSERPDHGGSSASGAATNSPGLLSGNLVQAPLDIPLNICGNSVDLVGVLNPAFGNACVNGSDVRPPKTPVDPPHPGEPIDPRNPPRPPAEPPVVPDNHVPMIPEQPRPVEEGDFVDQLATTGSNTNLMASAAMSTGLLISGGILYRRSRTAARR from the coding sequence ATGCGAGAACTCATCGGCAAAGGACTGCTCACCGCCGCGGCGGCGTCGAGCGTGCTGTCCCTGAGCGGTGGATACGCCCAGGCCACCAACGGCGAGGCAGCCGCCACCGGGTCCCCGGGACTGCTGTCGGGCAACAGCGTCCAGGCCCCTGTCGAGATCCCGGTCAACCTCTGCGGCAACACGGTGAACCCGGTCGGCGCGGGCAACCCGTCCTTCGGCAACAGCTGCGCCAACTCCTCCGGCGACCACGCGCCGTCCAAGCCCCGGCCGGACCACCACGCGCAGCAGCAGGCCTCGCACGCCAAGCCTGCGCCCCACAAGGTGCCCGCCCAGGGCACCCACAACACCGACGCGAGCTCGACGCACGCCGCCAGGCCGGGTGAGAACGGCGGGAGTTCCGCACCGGTCAGACCCGGGCACCGCCCCGACCAGGGAGCCCACACAGGCCCCGCCGGTCACTCAGAGCGCCCGGACCACGGCGGCTCGTCGGCGTCCGGCGCCGCGACCAACTCACCGGGGTTGCTCTCGGGCAACCTGGTCCAGGCCCCGCTCGACATCCCGCTGAACATCTGCGGCAACAGCGTCGACCTGGTCGGGGTGCTGAACCCGGCCTTCGGCAACGCCTGCGTGAACGGCTCGGACGTGAGGCCCCCGAAGACCCCGGTCGACCCGCCCCACCCGGGCGAACCGATCGACCCCCGCAACCCCCCGAGGCCCCCCGCGGAGCCCCCGGTCGTACCGGACAACCACGTCCCGATGATCCCCGAGCAGCCGCGCCCCGTCGAAGAGGGCGACTTCGTCGACCAGTTGGCCACGACCGGATCGAACACGAACCTGATGGCCTCGGCCGCGATGAGCACCGGCCTGCTGATCAGCGGCGGCATCCTCTACCGCCGCAGCAGGACGGCCGCCCGCCGCTGA
- a CDS encoding FAD-dependent oxidoreductase: protein MQDLVVVGAGPYGLSIASHAAAAGLQPRVFGRPMAAWRDGMPPGMFLKSEPWASNLSDPKGEYGLAAYAATQGVQTRHGVPLPVGLFASYGLWFAAKAAPPVEERTVTAVRPRAGGGFEVTVDDPATGTDGETVLARTVVLAVGVRPFADIPGPLRALPPERLSHSVDHADLTRFKGMDVTVVGAGQAALETATLLAEQGTAVRVVARSERLNWNTLPPPLERPMGEAARTPHTGLGCGWKNWLYARTPGLFHRLPASTRTRVFTSALGPAGAWWLRERFERAVDLRLGENVVAAAPAKGRIRLDLLSGRGSDAVTTDHVIAATGFTPGLDRTGLLDERLRRRLRTVGASGAPETDASFETSHPGLFVAGLLSAPSFGPSMRFVFGATYTAGRVVRGVRRRLGTGSRHVQPGEPHEALPAGAAQPNWMERF, encoded by the coding sequence ATGCAGGACTTGGTAGTTGTGGGTGCCGGCCCCTACGGGCTGTCCATCGCGTCGCACGCGGCGGCGGCCGGTCTCCAGCCCCGGGTGTTCGGGCGGCCGATGGCGGCCTGGCGGGACGGGATGCCGCCCGGGATGTTCCTGAAGTCGGAGCCGTGGGCGTCGAACCTCTCCGACCCCAAGGGCGAGTACGGGCTCGCGGCCTACGCGGCGACCCAGGGGGTGCAGACCCGGCACGGGGTCCCGCTGCCGGTCGGCCTCTTCGCCTCGTACGGCCTGTGGTTCGCCGCCAAGGCCGCGCCGCCGGTGGAGGAACGGACCGTCACCGCCGTACGCCCCCGCGCCGGGGGCGGCTTCGAGGTCACCGTCGACGACCCCGCGACCGGCACCGACGGCGAAACGGTCCTGGCCCGCACGGTGGTGCTCGCCGTCGGCGTCCGCCCCTTCGCCGACATCCCAGGACCGCTGCGCGCCCTCCCGCCCGAGCGGCTGTCGCACAGCGTCGACCACGCGGACCTCACGCGCTTCAAGGGCATGGACGTGACGGTCGTCGGGGCGGGCCAGGCCGCGCTGGAGACCGCGACGCTCCTCGCCGAACAGGGCACGGCCGTACGCGTGGTCGCCCGGTCCGAGCGGCTGAACTGGAACACCCTCCCGCCGCCCCTCGAACGCCCCATGGGCGAGGCCGCCCGCACCCCGCACACGGGCCTGGGCTGCGGCTGGAAGAACTGGCTCTACGCCCGTACCCCCGGGCTCTTCCACCGGCTGCCCGCGTCGACCCGGACGCGTGTCTTCACCTCGGCGCTCGGACCCGCCGGCGCCTGGTGGCTGCGTGAGCGCTTCGAGCGGGCCGTGGACCTCCGGCTGGGCGAGAACGTGGTCGCCGCCGCTCCCGCCAAGGGCCGGATCCGGCTCGACCTGCTCTCCGGCCGCGGGTCCGACGCGGTCACGACCGACCATGTCATCGCCGCCACGGGCTTCACCCCCGGCCTGGACAGGACCGGACTGCTCGACGAGCGGCTGCGCCGCAGGCTGCGCACCGTGGGCGCGAGCGGCGCCCCCGAGACGGACGCCTCCTTCGAGACGTCGCACCCCGGTCTGTTCGTGGCCGGTCTGCTGAGCGCGCCGTCGTTCGGCCCGTCGATGCGCTTCGTGTTCGGCGCGACGTACACGGCGGGGCGGGTCGTACGCGGGGTGCGACGGCGGCTGGGAACGGGCTCGCGGCACGTACAGCCAGGAGAACCGCACGAGGCGCTTCCGGCCGGTGCGGCGCAGCCGAACTGGATGGAGAGGTTCTGA
- a CDS encoding MerR family transcriptional regulator, protein MSDQEEVREEVREYRVKELAEAAGITVRTVRFYRERGLIPPPRREGRIAWYDSHHLARLRTIAALLERGHTLNGIADLATAFESGRDVGEVLGLGEPTEETPVRLTPEELADHFEGEVTAENLATALELGYLATDGDDLVHISRRLLDVSARLVREGIPLSAVFEAGREVRAHADALAELFARTLQAHAPDTAPEVLRPLAKSVVEAELSMAMDRRLREK, encoded by the coding sequence ATGTCCGACCAGGAGGAAGTACGGGAGGAAGTACGCGAGTACCGCGTGAAGGAGCTGGCCGAAGCGGCCGGCATCACCGTGCGTACGGTCCGCTTCTACCGCGAACGCGGCCTGATCCCGCCGCCCCGCAGGGAGGGCCGGATCGCCTGGTACGACAGCCACCACCTGGCCAGACTCCGTACGATCGCCGCCCTGTTGGAGCGCGGCCACACCCTCAACGGCATCGCCGACCTGGCGACCGCCTTCGAAAGCGGCCGGGACGTCGGCGAGGTTCTGGGCCTCGGCGAACCGACCGAGGAGACCCCCGTCCGCCTCACCCCCGAGGAGCTGGCCGACCACTTCGAGGGCGAGGTCACGGCGGAGAACCTGGCCACCGCGCTCGAACTCGGCTACCTCGCCACCGACGGCGACGACCTCGTCCACATCAGCCGCCGCCTCCTGGACGTCTCGGCCCGTCTGGTCCGCGAGGGCATCCCGCTGTCGGCGGTCTTCGAAGCGGGCCGCGAGGTCCGCGCCCACGCGGACGCCCTGGCCGAACTCTTCGCGAGAACGCTCCAGGCCCACGCCCCCGACACCGCCCCGGAGGTCCTTCGCCCGCTGGCCAAGAGCGTGGTGGAGGCGGAACTCTCCATGGCGATGGACCGCCGCCTGCGCGAGAAGTAG
- a CDS encoding exodeoxyribonuclease III: MLTVTTVNVNGLRAAAKKGFVEWLAGTGADVVCLQEVRAEEDQLTEAVRKPEGWHTVFAPAAAKGRAGVALYSRREPERVRIGFGGAEFGTSGRYAEIDLPGVTVASLYLPSGDVGTERQDEKVRFMDEFLAYLGGLRERAAADGREVLVCGDWNIAHQEADLKNWKANRKSSGFLPEERAWLTRVFDEASYVDVVRALHPDQTGPYTWWSYRGRAFDNDTGWRIDYQVATAGLAERAVKAWVERAATHGERWSDHAPVSVAYELG, translated from the coding sequence ATGCTCACTGTGACAACCGTGAATGTGAACGGGCTGCGTGCCGCCGCGAAGAAGGGCTTCGTGGAGTGGCTGGCCGGGACCGGGGCCGATGTGGTCTGCCTCCAGGAGGTGCGGGCCGAGGAGGACCAGCTCACGGAGGCGGTACGGAAGCCCGAGGGGTGGCACACGGTGTTCGCGCCGGCGGCGGCCAAGGGGCGCGCGGGGGTCGCGCTCTACTCGCGGCGGGAGCCCGAGCGGGTGCGGATCGGCTTCGGTGGCGCGGAGTTCGGCACGAGCGGGCGGTACGCCGAGATCGACCTGCCCGGTGTGACGGTGGCCAGTCTCTATCTGCCGTCGGGTGACGTGGGCACGGAGCGCCAGGACGAGAAGGTCCGGTTCATGGACGAGTTCCTGGCCTACCTGGGCGGTCTGAGGGAGCGCGCGGCGGCGGACGGCCGGGAGGTGCTGGTCTGCGGCGACTGGAACATCGCGCATCAGGAGGCCGACCTCAAGAACTGGAAGGCCAACCGCAAGTCGTCCGGCTTCCTGCCGGAGGAACGCGCGTGGCTGACGCGGGTCTTCGACGAGGCGTCGTACGTGGACGTGGTCCGTGCCCTGCACCCGGACCAGACCGGGCCGTACACCTGGTGGTCCTACCGGGGGCGCGCCTTCGACAACGACACGGGCTGGCGTATCGACTACCAGGTGGCGACGGCGGGCCTGGCTGAGCGTGCGGTGAAGGCGTGGGTGGAGCGGGCGGCGACGCACGGCGAGCGGTGGAGCGATCACGCGCCGGTGAGTGTCGCGTACGAGCTGGGGTAG
- a CDS encoding rodlin gives MIKKVLASAAVAASVVGMSAMAAPSAFAVGDDTGTTSLSGNGATQAYGNSATYGNMSPQMALIQGSLNKPCIGLPAKINAGSLLGAVPVAVQDVNILSSPQNQQCVENSTQAKGDEPLSHILNDIPILSANGAGNG, from the coding sequence GTGATCAAGAAGGTTCTGGCCTCCGCGGCCGTCGCCGCTTCCGTCGTCGGCATGTCGGCCATGGCCGCGCCGTCGGCTTTCGCCGTCGGTGACGACACGGGTACCACGTCGCTCAGCGGCAACGGTGCCACCCAGGCTTACGGCAACTCGGCGACGTACGGGAACATGAGCCCGCAGATGGCGCTCATCCAGGGCTCGCTCAACAAGCCCTGCATCGGTCTGCCGGCCAAGATCAACGCCGGCTCGCTTCTGGGTGCCGTGCCGGTCGCTGTCCAGGACGTCAACATCCTGTCCTCGCCGCAGAACCAGCAGTGCGTCGAGAACTCGACGCAGGCGAAGGGCGACGAGCCCCTCTCGCACATCCTCAACGACATTCCGATCCTGTCGGCGAACGGTGCGGGCAACGGCTGA
- a CDS encoding SDR family oxidoreductase gives MSRVGLDGQVAVVTGAARGVGETLARKLSARGARVALVGLEADELKDVASRLHTECEHWYADVTDHEAMVRVAGEVKRRFGKVDIVVANAGVAAGGPFLDSDPAAWRRVIEVNLVGGAVTARAFLPVLMESRGYFLQIASLAAITPAPLMTAYCASKSGVEAFAHSLRAEVRHKGVRVGVGYLSWTDTDMVRGADEDEVMREMRQGLPWPAGKTYPLGPAAERIVSGIERRSAHVYAQWWLRGMRSVRGSLPGLVATVGSRRMRGLEPRLGGVARGLLGAGGAADEEGRTQRN, from the coding sequence ATGAGCCGGGTCGGCCTCGACGGACAGGTCGCCGTCGTCACCGGCGCGGCACGGGGTGTGGGCGAGACGCTGGCCCGCAAACTCTCGGCGCGCGGCGCCCGGGTGGCGCTCGTGGGGCTGGAGGCGGACGAGCTGAAGGACGTGGCGAGCAGGCTGCACACCGAGTGCGAGCACTGGTACGCCGATGTCACCGACCACGAGGCGATGGTCCGCGTCGCGGGCGAGGTCAAGCGGCGGTTCGGGAAGGTCGACATCGTCGTGGCCAACGCGGGTGTCGCCGCGGGCGGTCCGTTCCTGGACTCCGACCCCGCCGCCTGGCGGCGGGTGATCGAGGTGAACCTCGTCGGCGGCGCGGTCACGGCGCGCGCGTTCCTGCCCGTACTGATGGAGAGCCGCGGCTACTTCCTCCAGATAGCCTCGCTCGCCGCGATCACCCCGGCGCCCCTGATGACCGCGTACTGCGCCTCCAAGTCGGGGGTAGAGGCCTTCGCGCACAGCCTGCGCGCCGAGGTGCGGCACAAGGGCGTCCGGGTCGGCGTCGGCTATCTGTCGTGGACCGACACCGACATGGTGCGCGGCGCCGACGAGGACGAGGTGATGCGCGAGATGCGGCAGGGGCTGCCGTGGCCGGCCGGGAAGACATATCCGCTCGGGCCCGCGGCCGAGCGCATCGTCTCGGGCATCGAGCGGCGCTCGGCGCACGTGTACGCGCAGTGGTGGCTGCGGGGCATGCGGTCCGTACGAGGGTCTCTGCCCGGCCTGGTCGCGACCGTTGGGTCCCGCCGGATGCGGGGGCTCGAACCGCGGCTCGGGGGAGTGGCCAGAGGGCTGCTGGGGGCCGGCGGGGCGGCCGACGAGGAGGGGCGTACGCAGCGTAACTGA
- a CDS encoding alpha/beta fold hydrolase codes for MTTTPNPRVLTATSADGSRLHIEVYGSEGAPAVVLSHGWTCSTRFWAGQIDDLAADHRVIVYDQRGHGRSPAVGRHGYSTDALADDLEAVLGATLAPGEKAVLAGHSMGGMTLMAASARPAFREHAAVALLCSTGSSRLVAESLVVPMRPGRLRTRLTRMILGARAPLGPVTPLSKRLLRYGTMGPGTAPDRIATCARIVHACPRAVRVAWSHVLGSLDLDAGVRELRVPTAVLTGTADRLTPPVLAHRTAAALPHCVGVTELTGVGHMTPVEAPEAVTAVIRGLVADHLGAGGDRTGHADETEGSAV; via the coding sequence ATGACGACGACACCCAACCCCCGTGTGCTGACGGCGACTTCCGCCGACGGCTCGCGGCTGCACATCGAGGTGTACGGCTCCGAGGGGGCGCCCGCAGTCGTGCTGAGCCATGGGTGGACCTGCTCGACCCGCTTCTGGGCCGGGCAGATCGACGACCTCGCCGCGGACCACCGTGTGATCGTCTACGACCAGCGCGGGCACGGGCGTTCACCCGCCGTCGGCCGCCACGGCTACAGCACCGACGCGCTCGCCGACGACCTGGAGGCGGTGCTGGGCGCGACACTCGCGCCGGGCGAGAAGGCCGTACTGGCCGGGCACTCGATGGGCGGGATGACGCTGATGGCCGCCTCCGCGCGGCCCGCCTTCCGGGAGCACGCGGCGGTGGCGCTCCTGTGCAGCACGGGCAGTTCGCGGCTGGTGGCCGAATCGCTCGTGGTGCCGATGCGCCCCGGGCGGCTGCGGACGCGGCTGACCCGGATGATCCTCGGCGCACGGGCCCCGCTCGGCCCGGTCACGCCCCTCTCGAAGCGGCTCCTGCGGTACGGGACGATGGGGCCGGGTACGGCGCCGGACCGGATCGCCACCTGCGCGCGGATCGTGCACGCCTGCCCGCGCGCGGTGCGGGTCGCCTGGTCGCATGTGCTGGGCTCGCTCGATCTCGACGCGGGCGTAAGGGAGTTGCGGGTCCCCACGGCGGTGCTCACGGGGACCGCCGACCGGCTCACGCCCCCGGTCCTTGCCCACCGGACGGCCGCCGCGCTGCCCCACTGCGTCGGCGTCACCGAGCTGACGGGCGTGGGACACATGACCCCGGTGGAGGCTCCCGAGGCGGTGACCGCCGTGATCCGGGGGCTGGTGGCGGACCACCTCGGCGCCGGTGGCGACAGGACGGGGCACGCCGACGAGACCGAGGGGAGCGCCGTATGA